In one Leptospiraceae bacterium genomic region, the following are encoded:
- a CDS encoding ankyrin repeat domain-containing protein, with translation MKFQIYLFLFLLFLINACASTGLKKSNILFFDAVRAGEKEKVKKFLTDGVSIEEKLLLEDRFSKIKIPYTALAFAAEAGNVQMLEFLLENKAQVTPLSLELALRNNHFTAVRYLLTHGGDPDKLLYYSVLLEKKQFTYELIEKFNANVHVNDKDRFHDPILVTAAFRNDDKLVSIALDKGADPNIKRKSHESALHYAVKNKNYKMVQELIKKGSKADFTEMMPASPLHFASMNCDEKISKALLNAGASMNSEHMDYELPIDDKTPLQIAQKKCDTKFISFLKKQSK, from the coding sequence ATGAAGTTCCAAATTTATCTGTTTCTTTTCCTGTTATTTCTTATAAACGCCTGTGCAAGTACCGGTTTAAAAAAATCAAATATTTTGTTTTTTGATGCAGTCCGTGCTGGCGAGAAAGAAAAAGTAAAAAAATTTCTAACCGACGGAGTTTCAATAGAAGAAAAGTTACTCTTAGAAGATCGCTTCTCTAAAATAAAAATTCCTTATACAGCCCTGGCTTTTGCTGCGGAAGCAGGAAATGTGCAGATGTTAGAGTTTTTATTAGAAAACAAGGCCCAGGTAACTCCCCTGTCCTTAGAACTTGCTCTAAGGAATAATCACTTTACTGCTGTAAGGTATTTACTTACACATGGTGGAGATCCGGATAAGCTTTTATATTATTCCGTATTGCTCGAAAAAAAGCAGTTCACCTATGAGTTAATAGAAAAGTTTAATGCAAATGTTCATGTGAATGATAAGGATAGATTTCATGATCCGATTCTTGTAACGGCTGCTTTTCGTAACGATGATAAGCTCGTGTCCATAGCCTTAGATAAAGGGGCTGATCCGAATATTAAACGTAAATCTCATGAATCTGCCCTTCATTATGCGGTTAAAAATAAAAATTATAAAATGGTTCAGGAACTGATAAAAAAAGGTTCAAAAGCTGATTTTACAGAAATGATGCCCGCATCTCCTTTGCATTTTGCCAGTATGAATTGCGATGAAAAAATTAGCAAAGCCTTACTGAATGCAGGTGCCAGTATGAACTCAGAACACATGGATTATGAACTTCCCATAGATGATAAAACTCCCCTTCAAATAGCTCAAAAAAAATGTGATACCAAATTTATTAGTTTTCTAAAAAAGCAATCAAAGTAA
- a CDS encoding CCA tRNA nucleotidyltransferase, translated as MIESIRDAIILIPPKNLEDLQFISRTLNEAGYKCYLVGGSVRDLAIGKVPYEYDLTTSAKPEDVKKIFRKVVDTGIKHGTVTVIVNGEGYEVTTFRLDIGYSDGRRPDAIIYGETLSDDLKRRDFTMNALALDLLTEEFVDEHNGLEDIQNKIIRTIGIPEERFTEDGLRPIRALRFISTLGFSIEEATYRAIYKTRSITAKISVERFHDELNKILKVEKSSLSIRELIKNEIFPLFTGVALNIQADERLFDLLDSANTEIPGIKLSILLHIILGENAFDLSISESLLKDLRYSKKNLKDCIFFLDRWRNLKELHTEEDTRRFLNHFISYTGKEKHIEYVTSFQLTFYGKNSREESLIKEVIAQNPPLSVKDLQINGNEVVQLLPLLEKRKIGDTLNSCMDYVLKNPEKNTKESLRDFLLQNYLYI; from the coding sequence ATGATTGAGTCTATTCGTGACGCAATAATTCTAATTCCTCCCAAAAACCTCGAAGATTTGCAATTTATTTCCCGGACTCTAAATGAAGCTGGCTACAAATGCTATCTTGTAGGAGGTTCTGTAAGGGATCTGGCTATAGGAAAAGTTCCGTACGAATACGATCTTACCACTTCAGCCAAACCGGAAGACGTAAAAAAGATATTTCGAAAAGTAGTTGATACCGGAATTAAACACGGAACAGTTACCGTAATTGTAAATGGTGAGGGTTATGAAGTTACAACCTTTCGTCTCGATATAGGATACTCAGATGGAAGAAGACCAGATGCAATTATCTATGGTGAAACCCTGAGTGATGATTTAAAACGCCGTGACTTCACCATGAATGCTCTTGCACTAGATTTACTCACAGAAGAATTTGTTGATGAACATAACGGCTTAGAAGACATTCAGAATAAAATCATTCGAACTATCGGAATACCGGAAGAACGATTCACCGAAGATGGGCTTAGACCCATTCGAGCCCTACGCTTCATTTCTACTCTGGGCTTTTCTATTGAAGAGGCGACTTACCGGGCAATTTATAAAACTCGTTCTATAACAGCAAAGATTTCGGTAGAACGTTTTCATGATGAATTAAATAAAATTTTAAAAGTCGAGAAAAGCTCTCTAAGTATTCGCGAATTAATAAAAAATGAAATATTTCCTCTTTTTACCGGAGTCGCACTAAATATTCAAGCAGATGAGAGATTATTTGATTTGCTTGATTCAGCAAATACTGAAATTCCCGGAATCAAACTCTCAATACTCCTTCATATTATTCTTGGAGAAAATGCCTTTGACTTAAGTATTTCAGAAAGCCTGTTGAAAGATCTCAGATATTCAAAGAAGAACCTGAAAGACTGTATCTTTTTTCTGGATAGGTGGAGAAACTTAAAAGAATTACACACTGAAGAAGACACAAGAAGGTTTTTGAATCACTTTATATCTTATACAGGAAAAGAGAAACATATTGAGTATGTAACCAGCTTTCAGCTTACTTTCTATGGAAAAAATAGCCGGGAGGAATCTCTTATAAAGGAAGTTATAGCTCAAAACCCTCCTTTATCTGTTAAGGATTTACAAATAAATGGGAATGAAGTCGTTCAACTCCTACCCCTTCTTGAAAAAAGAAAAATTGGGGATACTTTAAATAGTTGTATGGACTATGTACTTAAAAATCCGGAAAAGAATACGAAAGAGAGCTTAAGAGATTTTTTATTGCAAAATTATTTATATATATAG
- a CDS encoding transcriptional repressor, translating into MKAILKLEQLLKDAGLKVTRNRVAVLKLLSVAEKPVNHSDIMQNLPSEKNWDRVTIYRTLSEFEDKSIVKSLHSNNRVKYYELQDSGVKSHGHIVCDSCGKIDCLEGELFPKISSEIKGYKVHNVEVLIRGLCKHCQ; encoded by the coding sequence ATGAAAGCAATTTTAAAGCTGGAGCAACTCTTAAAAGACGCCGGCCTAAAAGTTACAAGAAATCGTGTGGCTGTATTAAAATTGCTGTCGGTTGCAGAAAAGCCGGTAAATCACTCGGATATTATGCAAAACCTTCCAAGCGAAAAAAACTGGGATAGGGTAACAATTTATCGAACCTTATCTGAATTTGAAGACAAAAGTATTGTAAAATCTTTACATTCTAATAACCGTGTTAAATATTACGAACTACAGGATTCTGGCGTGAAGAGCCATGGACACATTGTTTGTGACTCCTGCGGTAAAATCGATTGCCTTGAAGGAGAGCTGTTTCCAAAAATCAGTTCAGAAATTAAAGGTTATAAGGTTCATAATGTCGAAGTCTTAATAAGGGGACTGTGTAAGCATTGTCAGTAA
- a CDS encoding SHOCT domain-containing protein, translated as MFFFTACVSLEQKENAKVLLSGDNYIIYSYPASFPLFKSKLQTFNERQRQILTDFIKNLYRTQQKMIGDNREKLFNLTELSLISNALNTEEDNLYFYHFIFLREDKLNPYKRFFRTSVWIFYSENKWNLVLEDIYKNYIYDDLFKFKDWALPEEKKIYCSGEELIFYEDKWKDSFHYSQNTSCELRESFSSLFKEQKKLEINYSWLILFQAPLDKPAEEKKTGTNSSQKLKELKELLDKKLITKEEYEEYKRKILDSLLQ; from the coding sequence TTGTTTTTTTTTACAGCCTGCGTAAGTCTTGAACAAAAAGAAAATGCAAAGGTGTTGTTATCGGGGGATAACTATATCATCTACTCCTATCCTGCCAGTTTTCCTCTGTTTAAATCAAAGCTTCAAACTTTTAATGAGAGACAAAGACAGATATTAACTGACTTTATAAAAAATCTTTATAGAACCCAGCAGAAGATGATAGGTGATAATAGAGAGAAGCTTTTTAATTTAACTGAATTATCTTTAATATCGAATGCCTTAAATACAGAAGAAGACAACTTATATTTTTATCATTTTATTTTTCTTCGAGAAGATAAGTTAAATCCATATAAACGTTTTTTTAGAACATCAGTATGGATATTTTATTCTGAGAATAAATGGAATCTTGTATTGGAAGATATATATAAGAACTATATATATGACGATTTATTCAAATTTAAAGATTGGGCCTTACCCGAAGAAAAGAAAATTTATTGTTCAGGAGAAGAACTTATATTCTATGAGGATAAGTGGAAAGACAGTTTTCATTATTCCCAAAATACATCCTGTGAATTAAGAGAAAGTTTTTCTTCTTTATTCAAAGAACAGAAAAAACTTGAAATAAATTATTCCTGGCTTATCCTGTTTCAGGCTCCCCTCGATAAACCGGCAGAAGAAAAGAAAACCGGAACAAACAGCAGTCAAAAACTGAAAGAATTAAAAGAATTACTGGATAAGAAATTAATCACAAAAGAAGAGTATGAAGAATATAAAAGAAAGATTTTGGATTCTTTACTTCAATAA
- a CDS encoding tetratricopeptide repeat protein — protein MLKKSNLFIVGLFILTLFFIFQDRLRANTIKEAKIAYSKRNFAKAIKLFKSYSSANPSSGEPYMYMGYIYESQKNYPQSIQMFQRAVDLKLPAKKKLTCYLKIILFYKYLRAWNHVIHYSNRYLTMSPNNKNIIKIRSKAYAQRGKDTPVLVYNKDTKKEETKKDDKKITKEHSKETSHKNTSLAVKTEKNKTKKKEETVVINTNKKKVSERPKVIKKEKPVKKVVNKKKNHIAEKKSVKVKDLEYYNKLLSQKPEDESALWSISLIHFVQKEYTLADKYLSFLNEKHPSDKMYLYKHGVVKLRLGKHEEAIDKFRKSLRLTDESDVRLLFSLHLNMGKTYFELKDNGMARAHFEQALQFKEHSGARIAICKIDYTAARYENALKSTDLILKETPDETSALMYRGLSQLHMKKEVEGYKNLLLFEEKVLKSYNPVTSIPTEYHESLFYLSNFYFYKSDYESSSKYLYTIEEMYKNSLEYLFLKGRVHFHLKNYTRAILDLEKLSDNSEALYYIAKSYAALKNFDKLKEFLKKAADKKESYWKEALSDKEFGEYLSQKKYQDFIGRKGIEPEVKKNEQVTKSNETKEVKLENKTEDVKKEEKQSPIPEKKEEKKVEVKPQKPPEKKAELPAEKTDNKTPSVNKTEPAASNKQLSEK, from the coding sequence TTGCTTAAAAAATCAAATTTATTTATAGTAGGTCTATTTATTCTAACGCTTTTCTTTATATTTCAGGATCGACTCCGAGCTAATACAATAAAAGAAGCGAAAATTGCTTATTCCAAACGAAATTTTGCTAAAGCTATTAAATTATTTAAAAGTTATTCAAGTGCGAATCCTTCTTCGGGTGAACCTTATATGTATATGGGATATATATATGAATCACAAAAAAACTATCCTCAATCTATTCAAATGTTTCAAAGGGCTGTTGATTTAAAGCTTCCTGCTAAGAAGAAATTGACCTGTTATTTAAAAATTATTCTCTTTTATAAATACCTGAGAGCCTGGAACCATGTTATTCATTATTCAAATCGTTATCTGACTATGAGTCCGAATAATAAAAATATTATTAAAATACGAAGTAAAGCTTATGCACAAAGAGGAAAAGATACTCCGGTATTAGTATATAATAAAGATACCAAAAAGGAAGAGACAAAAAAAGATGATAAGAAGATAACAAAAGAACATAGCAAGGAAACAAGCCATAAAAATACTTCGTTAGCGGTAAAAACAGAAAAAAACAAAACAAAAAAGAAGGAAGAAACGGTAGTTATTAATACGAATAAGAAAAAAGTTTCAGAGAGACCAAAAGTAATTAAAAAAGAAAAACCTGTTAAGAAAGTTGTAAATAAAAAAAAGAATCATATAGCAGAAAAGAAATCTGTAAAAGTTAAAGATTTAGAATATTATAATAAATTACTAAGTCAAAAACCGGAAGATGAGAGTGCTCTCTGGTCAATCTCTCTTATCCATTTTGTTCAAAAAGAATATACTCTTGCTGATAAGTATCTTTCTTTTCTAAATGAAAAACACCCTTCCGATAAAATGTATTTATATAAGCATGGTGTAGTTAAGTTGCGTCTCGGTAAACACGAAGAAGCTATCGATAAATTTCGTAAAAGTCTTCGTTTAACCGATGAAAGTGATGTTAGGCTTCTTTTTTCCTTACATTTGAATATGGGGAAGACTTACTTTGAGTTAAAAGATAATGGGATGGCCAGAGCTCATTTTGAACAAGCCTTGCAGTTTAAAGAACACTCCGGAGCACGTATTGCTATCTGTAAAATTGATTATACAGCTGCCCGCTATGAAAACGCATTGAAATCAACAGATTTAATTCTAAAAGAAACTCCGGATGAAACTTCAGCCTTGATGTACAGAGGATTATCCCAGCTTCATATGAAAAAAGAAGTGGAAGGATACAAAAACCTTTTGCTTTTTGAAGAAAAGGTTCTGAAGAGCTATAACCCTGTAACTTCCATACCAACTGAATACCATGAAAGTCTATTCTATTTGTCGAATTTCTATTTTTACAAATCTGATTATGAATCTTCTTCTAAATACTTATATACAATTGAAGAAATGTATAAAAATTCACTTGAATATTTATTTTTAAAAGGCAGGGTTCACTTCCATTTGAAAAATTATACAAGAGCAATTTTGGATTTAGAAAAACTAAGTGATAACTCAGAAGCTCTTTATTATATAGCTAAATCTTATGCGGCACTTAAAAACTTTGACAAATTAAAAGAATTTTTAAAAAAAGCTGCTGATAAAAAAGAAAGCTACTGGAAGGAAGCTCTGTCTGATAAAGAATTTGGTGAGTATCTCTCACAAAAAAAATACCAGGACTTTATCGGTCGTAAAGGTATAGAGCCGGAAGTTAAAAAAAATGAGCAAGTCACAAAGTCTAATGAGACAAAAGAAGTAAAACTTGAAAATAAAACCGAAGACGTAAAAAAAGAAGAAAAGCAAAGCCCGATTCCGGAAAAAAAAGAGGAAAAGAAAGTTGAAGTAAAACCTCAAAAGCCACCTGAAAAAAAAGCGGAACTTCCGGCGGAAAAAACAGATAATAAAACTCCCTCTGTCAATAAAACAGAACCAGCTGCTTCTAATAAGCAGCTGAGTGAAAAATGA
- a CDS encoding phosphotransferase family protein, with protein sequence MDLQDKLKQYLEKRLNTQVEIQDFISLSGGGGACQDNYSLRLEVSSGEWEGTHELVMRTDKGASLYASISKKDEFRVTSIAHERGVKTPRPYWLEEDGSYTGNPFFVMQRINGKANGRYLVKDRTIEKARKNLPHELAENLAKIHSIQPTDCKEEDLHKVLGAGRKLDKDYAADEIKTLREEVAKLKEPHPAIELILNWAEKNKPEVNEIVLVHGDFRTGNFMVSENGLEGILDWEFAHWGEPYEDIAWLCMRDWRFGRLNKEAGGICTRKEFYDLYSKYAKEPVDANRVLFWEVIGNLRWAIGSVGQAERHLSGKDRGIELAAIGRRSCEMEFEAMRLIENAG encoded by the coding sequence ATGGACTTACAGGATAAATTAAAACAATACTTAGAAAAAAGACTAAATACTCAGGTTGAAATTCAGGATTTCATTTCCCTGAGCGGAGGTGGTGGAGCCTGCCAGGATAATTATAGTCTTCGTTTGGAGGTTTCATCAGGTGAATGGGAAGGAACGCATGAGCTGGTTATGAGAACGGATAAGGGAGCTTCTCTGTATGCAAGTATTTCCAAGAAAGATGAATTTCGAGTAACTTCTATAGCACATGAAAGAGGAGTGAAAACACCCAGACCCTACTGGCTCGAAGAAGATGGATCTTATACAGGCAATCCCTTTTTTGTTATGCAAAGGATAAACGGAAAGGCCAATGGACGTTATCTGGTAAAAGATAGGACTATTGAGAAAGCGAGAAAAAACCTTCCCCATGAACTAGCTGAAAACCTTGCAAAGATACACTCCATACAACCTACAGATTGTAAAGAAGAGGATTTACATAAAGTCCTTGGTGCCGGTAGAAAGTTGGACAAGGATTACGCGGCAGATGAAATTAAAACTCTAAGAGAAGAAGTTGCAAAGCTTAAAGAACCCCACCCGGCTATAGAGCTAATACTCAATTGGGCAGAAAAGAACAAACCCGAAGTAAACGAAATTGTTCTTGTGCATGGTGATTTTCGAACCGGGAATTTCATGGTTTCCGAGAACGGCCTCGAAGGAATTTTAGACTGGGAATTTGCTCACTGGGGTGAACCTTATGAAGACATAGCCTGGCTCTGTATGCGTGACTGGAGATTTGGTCGTCTTAATAAGGAAGCAGGAGGCATTTGTACAAGAAAAGAGTTTTATGATCTTTATTCTAAATATGCAAAAGAACCGGTAGATGCCAATCGGGTACTTTTTTGGGAAGTAATAGGAAACTTACGCTGGGCCATTGGTTCTGTAGGACAGGCAGAAAGGCATCTCTCAGGAAAAGACAGGGGAATTGAGCTTGCTGCCATTGGAAGGCGTAGCTGTGAAATGGAATTTGAAGCAATGAGGTTGATTGAAAATGCAGGATAG
- a CDS encoding TetR/AcrR family transcriptional regulator, giving the protein MNISEINYQQFLDEYPISIEELCRNIYLNNADSIKIKKEGLAVKNLQLILETVFQISLKKGFHAMSLRDLSKESGLSMGALYNYFSSKEELLKMIFAEGQSLIRDVFKENLDLQFSCRIKLKRAICYHLYLSEALQKVFYFLFMEAKNLEPDVKKKTLSLEQSTEKVFEDILKQGITAGEFKMKELSLHVMAIKALLQDWYLKRYRFSQKKINIETYASFVTEYVFSNLGR; this is encoded by the coding sequence GTGAATATATCTGAGATAAACTATCAGCAGTTTTTGGATGAATACCCTATTTCTATAGAGGAACTTTGCAGGAATATTTATCTAAATAATGCCGATTCCATTAAAATCAAGAAGGAAGGATTGGCTGTAAAAAACCTTCAACTTATCCTGGAAACGGTTTTTCAGATAAGCCTTAAGAAAGGTTTCCATGCTATGAGTCTACGGGACTTGAGTAAGGAATCGGGTTTAAGTATGGGAGCTTTATATAATTATTTTTCAAGCAAGGAAGAGCTTTTAAAGATGATATTTGCAGAAGGTCAGAGTCTCATACGAGATGTGTTTAAGGAAAATCTGGACTTGCAATTTTCTTGCAGGATCAAATTGAAAAGGGCGATTTGCTACCACCTGTATCTAAGTGAAGCTTTGCAGAAAGTTTTTTATTTTTTGTTTATGGAAGCAAAAAATCTCGAACCGGATGTAAAAAAGAAAACTCTATCCCTCGAACAATCAACTGAAAAGGTATTTGAAGACATTTTAAAACAGGGGATTACAGCAGGAGAGTTTAAAATGAAAGAGCTGAGTTTACACGTAATGGCGATCAAAGCCCTTCTTCAAGACTGGTATTTAAAACGATACAGGTTTTCTCAAAAAAAAATCAATATAGAAACCTATGCCTCTTTTGTAACAGAGTATGTATTTTCTAATTTAGGAAGATGA
- a CDS encoding acyl-CoA dehydrogenase family protein: MDFAISNKMKTVLDMIHTFLEKEVYPLEPSFFRKEFKELLPELQALRNKVKQMGLWGPNYPEELGGMGLNLVEHGLVSEALGRSPLGHYLFGCQAPDAGNIEILHMFGTEEQKEKYLKPLIKGDIRSCFAMTEVNTAGSNPLLMEATAVKDGDEYVLNGHKWYTTGADGASFAIAMMVTNPNANPALKTSMFIVPCDNPGFNLIRNISIMGETGSDYNSHGEVMFQSCRIPKENLLGKEGHGFRLAQERLGPGRIHHCMRWLGICNRSFDLMCERANERIITVDGKTLADKEAVQYWVAESKAEIQAARLMTLKAAWTIDNEGMNKAREEVAMIKFTVANTMQRVIDRALQVHGGLGMSDDTILAYFYRHERAARIYDGADEVHKSSLGSRILKEYKNKLNKKK, translated from the coding sequence ATGGATTTTGCAATTTCAAACAAAATGAAAACTGTTCTGGATATGATTCACACCTTTCTTGAAAAAGAAGTTTACCCACTTGAGCCTTCTTTTTTTAGAAAGGAGTTTAAAGAACTTTTACCCGAATTACAGGCTCTCAGAAACAAAGTAAAACAAATGGGACTCTGGGGGCCAAATTATCCTGAAGAGCTCGGAGGCATGGGTCTGAATCTTGTCGAACACGGACTGGTTTCGGAAGCACTCGGACGCTCTCCATTAGGCCACTATCTATTTGGCTGTCAGGCTCCCGATGCAGGAAATATCGAAATTCTTCACATGTTCGGTACAGAAGAGCAAAAGGAAAAATACCTGAAACCTCTAATAAAAGGGGACATCCGAAGTTGCTTTGCTATGACCGAAGTAAATACGGCGGGTTCCAATCCTTTACTTATGGAAGCTACTGCTGTTAAGGATGGAGATGAGTATGTCCTGAATGGCCACAAATGGTATACAACTGGTGCGGATGGAGCTTCCTTTGCTATTGCCATGATGGTAACGAATCCGAATGCGAACCCTGCCTTGAAAACCAGTATGTTTATCGTTCCCTGCGATAATCCCGGCTTTAATTTAATACGAAACATTTCGATTATGGGTGAAACCGGATCCGATTACAACAGCCATGGAGAAGTCATGTTTCAGTCCTGTCGCATACCTAAAGAAAATCTTTTAGGCAAAGAAGGACACGGTTTTCGTCTGGCTCAAGAAAGACTGGGTCCCGGAAGAATTCATCACTGTATGCGCTGGTTAGGGATTTGTAACCGTTCTTTTGATCTTATGTGTGAAAGAGCCAATGAAAGAATCATTACAGTAGATGGAAAAACTCTGGCCGATAAAGAAGCCGTTCAATACTGGGTGGCAGAATCAAAAGCTGAAATTCAAGCAGCAAGACTTATGACCCTAAAAGCCGCCTGGACAATTGATAACGAAGGAATGAATAAGGCCAGAGAAGAAGTAGCAATGATTAAATTTACTGTGGCAAATACTATGCAAAGAGTAATCGATAGAGCTCTCCAGGTTCACGGTGGACTCGGTATGTCAGATGATACAATCTTAGCTTATTTTTATCGGCATGAAAGAGCAGCCAGGATATATGACGGAGCAGATGAAGTGCATAAATCTTCTCTGGGTTCTCGAATCTTGAAAGAATATAAGAACAAACTGAATAAGAAAAAGTGA
- a CDS encoding LEA type 2 family protein, translating into MKNKFILIFWIFIMSFCSNPIEKKMQELKKCEITLQDIRVVNYKILLIPPVPKIKFKADVEVYNTNEIPVTIERFQFQILKKSKKKDEIMLANVVSAEETLIPALERKLITLDLETALEENKKSDIVFFIKEFLKSWLVDREIELIFDGSVEFNTILGKMNIPIRETKVISVRTKKE; encoded by the coding sequence ATGAAGAATAAGTTTATTCTAATATTCTGGATCTTTATTATGTCTTTTTGCTCGAATCCTATAGAAAAAAAGATGCAGGAGTTGAAGAAATGTGAAATTACACTACAGGATATTCGCGTAGTGAATTACAAAATTCTTTTAATTCCGCCGGTTCCAAAGATCAAATTCAAAGCCGATGTAGAAGTTTATAATACAAACGAAATTCCGGTTACTATCGAAAGGTTTCAATTCCAGATTTTAAAAAAAAGCAAGAAGAAGGATGAAATTATGCTGGCAAATGTAGTTTCTGCTGAAGAAACCCTGATTCCTGCTCTGGAAAGAAAGCTAATTACTCTGGATCTGGAAACAGCCCTGGAGGAAAATAAAAAGTCCGATATTGTTTTTTTTATCAAGGAGTTTTTAAAATCCTGGCTTGTTGATAGAGAAATTGAGCTTATCTTCGATGGCTCTGTAGAGTTTAATACCATCCTCGGCAAAATGAACATTCCGATTCGTGAAACAAAAGTTATTTCGGTAAGAACAAAAAAAGAATAA